The following is a genomic window from Armatimonadota bacterium.
ATCCGATAGTGACCAGATTTATTGCTGTAATTGCAGTGCTTGTATGTTTGAACGGCTGTGGAGGAAGCGGCAGTGACTCCAGCGACTCCAACAGAAGTAATGAAATTACTGTATCTTCGACCAGGTCTTCACCTGTCGATATTTCAGTCGATAAGGGTAACAGGGTCATTTGGACCAACGATACGTCAAGCTCAATCAAAATTGTCAGCGGCACCCTGGAGCAGGTGAGCAAGCCGGTCGTGCGCGATGATATCTCATGTCTTTCCGACGGCACGTTTTCACCCGACAGCATGGATGCGGACCTTGGCGATAAAATCGTCTGGCGGAATTTGAGCAGCAAGGACGCTATTGCTGTTGAGATCCTCAATGCTTCCGGCAAAGTGATTAAAAGCCTGCCGATTGAGCCGTCCATGACTGCTTCATTCAACGCATTTCCGAGAGCGGGAAAATACACATATCGAGTTGCAGGATCAACAAAATCAGGCTCGCTTTTGCTCTACGGCGTCCCGACCCCGGACGGCAATTTCGAGAGCATATATCTTGCAAACGGCAGGCAATATTCCACTTTGCTGTTTCAGCCGGGGGTTCAAAACTACTATATAGTTCAACAAAACAGCACCGGTAGAAGCTGCGTAACCGCGAAAATAACCGTGCTTTAGCTGAGTCGAAAAGTTTGAAGGTCAAAAAGTCAAAAGTTTTGCTTTGGCGAAAGCATTTCAACTATGTCATTCCGAGTGGAGCCGGGGAATCCGCTTTGAACCAGGCCTCTCAATAAGCAGATTTCCCGAAGCTCATACAATCTTTTCCCTGATCACTGCGCTAGCGTAGTCCATCAACATGACCACTCCCGCGATGAGCCATATCGCCGTTGCGGCCTGCCGCCACTGCAGCAGGTTCATATACTGGATCAATTGATATCCGATCCCGCCGCCGCCAACTAGGCCGATCACTGTCGCCATACGCACGTTTATGTCCCAGCGGTACAGCGTGAAAGCAATAAACTGCGGCACCACCTGCGGCACGACCGCGTAGACTATCACTTGAAGGTCGCTTGCGCCGGTCGATCTGATAGCCTCTATGGGGCCATGTTCTATGCTTTCGATAGCCTCCGAGTAGAGCTTTCCAAGCGCGCCGATCCCATGGATAGCAAGGGCTAATACGCCCGCAAACGGCCCAATCCCCACAGCCGCGACTGCAATCACGGCAATAATCAGCACCTCTACAGACCGCAGCACACTGAAAAGTCCCCGCACAATGCCGTAAATTGCTTTTAATAATGCATTCCCGGACATCAAATTGCGCGCTCCCAAAAAGCTCAACGGCAGCGCAAAGATCAGCGAGAGCGCCGTCCCGATGAACGCGAGATATATAGTCTCGAACATTCTTGGCGCTGCATCTTTGAGGGTGCTGCTCAGGCTCCATCCGCCTGTCGGCACATCCATCTGCGCCTGCACGAAATAGTCGCCGGGTATATAGCGCGGGTTTACAAAAGTCTTCTCGAATCGACCATTCCGATCGGTATGAAACACCCCGACAGGCATCTCATCAGCCCCAAGCAGGATCAGTGAGCCTTTTGAGTTGGGCGCAAAGTTTTTCCCTGTAACAGTAATCGACTCGGCCTTCTTGACCATGCTGGGGCTTATCGTAATCACCGGCTCGCCGCTTTTTACCACAGGCTGCTCCACCGACTCCGGCGCGCCCGGTCCTACGACTATATACTTGGTTGTCGCGCTCAGGTGCCTGGTCTTGCGTGAGACAAAGTCCGGGTTGCCCAGCCCCGAGACAATATTGCCGATGACGCTTCTCTGTTCCGGCTGAAGCGACGGAACGTGTATATCGGTAACTTTCCACGCCGCCACGAAGTTAAGCAGCAATATCAGAATGACAGGCCCGGCAGCCGAAGCCGCGATTCCCTTCGCCAGGCAGCGTGCATCCCATATATTCCAAAGCCATATCAAAGCCATCCATCCGGCAAGCCACGGCGCACCCACTCCGTAAAATAGGGCAGCCTGTGCGGCAAGCCCGACAAAAAGCGAGATGCCTCGTGTCAGTTTACCTGCGTATATCTGACCCAACCCGGGTATCAAAGCAGACAGCACAGAAGCGAGTATCGGGTTTTTGGGTGGTTTAGTCTCGCTCATCAACATATCTCCACCTGCTCGGCGTCCTCACCATAGATCTGTTTGAACCTGATATCGTCAATCTCATCAGGTAGGCCGTCAAAGACTATTTCACCTGCTTTTAGTGCGACTACCCGGTCGGCGTATCTCCTTGCAAGGCTCAGGAAGTGAATGTTACACAGCACAGTCATCCCGTCGCGCTTGTTCATCTGTTCCAGGTGATCGAGCACAGTGTGCGCGGTTGCCGGGTCGAGTGAGGCAACGGGCTCATCAGCCAGAATCAGCTCAGGCTTTTGCATCAGAGCACGCGCAATGCCTACGCGCTGCTGCTGGCCGCCTGAAAGTGAGTCTGCCCGTTCAGATTCTTTTTCCAGCAGCCCGACCCGCGCCAGGTTGGCTCTTGCGTCTGCTATATCCTCACTGCTGAATATATGCGCCAGACTTGCCGCGGGGTTGGCATATCCCAGCCTGCCGCTTAGGACATTGGTCAGCACGCTGGAGCGTTTTACGAGGTTGAAGTGCTGAAATATCATTCCTATCCGCCGTCGAATTTCTCTGAGGTCTTTTGCGGCAGTGACTTCTATGTCGTCGAGGGATATTTTGCCCGATGTAGGTTCGATGAGGCGGTTGATGCAGCGAAGCAGCGTGCTCTTGCCTGAGCCGGATAATCCGATTATTGCGACAAACTGACCGGCAGGCACTTCCAGCGATATTTCATTTAGTGCCCGAGTCCCGTTCGGATATACCTTTGTCAGGTTTTCAATTTTAAGCATTATATTCTTGTCCAAGCACGCTTGGTGTGCCTGCATCTACTGAAATACGAGTCCCCGTAGGGGGACTTTGTGTTTTCGTTGCCGCGAATTCATTCGCCGGGAAACTGATCACTCGGCAGAAATGCTCCCCATCCGCTGGGAATAGCTTGCCTGAATACGGTCGTTGGGGGTATACTAGCTGCGGCTAAAACATGGTGCCGGAGACCGGAGTCGAACCGGTATGAGGTCGCCCTCGGTGGTTTTTGAGACCACTGCGTCTGCCATTCCGCCACTCCGGCAAATGATAAGTCATTATACTTTTTCCAATCAGGGCTGTCAATCGCAATAGTCCGGGGAGTGTCCAGTTCTTCGGGAAATGACCTCTATACTTCGCGGGCGAATGCCCCGAAGGTTGGCATTATAGCGGGGCAGCTTTTTAGGCGTGCCGGAAGGGCGAGGCTCCCGCTGAGCCATAACTGAGCGTTAGTGGTTCCGGGCTCTTAGCTCTCCACTTTCAGCCATTAAAGGAGACACACAATGAGTGACGATATGCAAGACCGACCGCAAGAGCCGGAGCAGCCTCAATCCGGTCAACCTTCACAGTCGACCGGGCAACCAGGCCCGCAGCCGGGCTACAGACAGTATGCGCCAGGGCCAGGCGGCTATCAGGCGCCTCCACCCGGCGCGTGGCAGTATGTCCCATATCAGCCGCAGTCCAAACCCAGATACTGGATTCCTATTGTGATAGTGTTGGGCGTGTTGTTCCTGTTTTTCATATTTACAATCGGGATCATCGGCGCAATCGTAGGCGGCGGGGCAGGCACTACAGTGGAGCGCGGCTCTCACGTCGCGCTGATACGGGTTAACGGCGTGATAACAGCGGGCACAAGCGGCGGCAGTCCTTTTGGAGAGAGCGTCTCGGGTTCTGAAGATATAGTAGAGCAGCTTGAGCAGGCTCGAAAAAACAATGGCGCAAAGGCCATTGTAATCAGGATCAACAGCCCCGGCGGCAGCCCCGCTGGCTCCGAAGAGGTCTATAACGAGATCAATCGTGTGCGCGATTCGGGTAAAGTGGTGTATGTCTCGATGGGCGATGTCGCCGCTTCAGGCGGATATTACATTGCCTCGCCCTGCACCAAGATATATTCGGACGCAAATTCAGTTACCGGCAGCATAGGCGTTATTATGTCAACTGCCGACATGAGCGAACTTTATAAGAAGATAGGTTATCGCCCCGAGGTGATCAAGTCCGGCAAGTTCAAGGATATCGGCTCACCCAACCGGGCTATTACTCCCGAAGAGCACGCGCTGCTTCAGGAGATCATAAACACGACTTATATCAACTTCGTAAAGGCAGTTTCCAAAGGGCGCAATCTGCCGTTCGATCAAGTTAAAAAGATAGCCGACGGGCGCATATTCACAGGCGACCAGGCGCTTAAGGTCAAACTGGTGGATGAGATTGGCGGCCTGCATGAGACAGTGAGAGCCGCAGCCAAGGCAGGCGGAATTAAAGGCGCGCCCAAAGTGGTTGAATATGGCCGCAAGGGATTCCTGCAGAGCCTGCTTGGCGGAGATTCGTCCAAAGCATCCGCCGAGCTGGACAGCGCAGTCACGCGTAAAGCTCTTGAGCTGATCTTGAGAAATCAGGGAACCACGGTGTCTCCGAGGTGACAATGACCGATAGGAAGAGACTGGTCGTAATTGACGGCAACAGCCTGCTCTACCGCGCGTTTTTCGCTATGCGGTATCTGTCGACCGCGAGCGGCCAGCCGACTAATGCCGTCTATGCACTGACTATGATGCTCCTGAGGCTCTTCGAGGAAAAACCGGACTATATAGCCGTTGCCTTCGACACGCCCACGCCTACCTTCAGGCATGTGGAGTATGAAGAATATAAAGCGCATCGCAAGCCGACCCCGGACGCACTGATTGAGCAGTCGCCGGTCGCTCGTGAGCTGATCCGCGCATTCAATGTGCCCGTGATTGAGGTTCCCGGCTATGAAGCCGACGACATCATCGGTGCAATGGCCAAAGATGCAACGGCTCGCGGCTGGGAGACCACCATCGTCACAGGCGATCTCGATGCACTGCAGCTTGTCGACGAGAGCGTCAGAGTTATGACTACAGTAAAGGGCGTTACCGATACTGTCGAATACGACTCAAATGCAGTCAAGGATCGCTTTGGCCTTACTCCCGATCAGATAGTCGATTATAAGGCTTTGAAGGGCGATTCGTCGGACAATATTCCCGGTGTGCCCGGAATAGGCGACAAGACGGCAGTGAGCCTGCTTCAGGAATACGGCACACTCGAAAACCTGCTCAATCATGTCGGCGATCTTCCTGAGGGCAAGGCCAAGAAGGCGCTGCAAGCCAATGAAGAAATGGCGCATCTCTCCAAGCACCTTGCTACGATAGTCACTGACCTGCCGGAGAAGCTGGATCTGGACGATTACGCCAGGCGCGAACCTGACTATGATGCCCTTCGGGACCTGTTCGTAAAACTCGAGTTCAAGACAATGCTCAAGCGCCTGCCCGAGATCGGGATGGCCGAGGGCAAAGCCGCTCCCGAGGAGAGGGTCGCACTGGGAGCATGCAGCCGGATAGAGTCAGCAGATGAACTCAAAAGACTTATCGATTTGCTCAAATCAGAGGGCGGGTTTGCCATGCAGTGCCACACTGCCAACGGTAAATCGATCGATGCAGAGATAATTGGTATCAGCTTCTGCAAGGGCATAGGCGACACTGCATACGTTCAGGTAATTGACCCTGCCAAGAAATCGACCGGCTCACTTGAGTTGGGCTTCGATGGTCCGTTCCAGGCCGACCTCAGTGCATTTAAGGAAGTCCTCGAATCGGATAAGGTTAAAAAATTCTGTCACGATTCAAAGCTCAATCATGCAGCTCTTGCCCTGCGAGGTGTTGTGCTCAGGGGCGTCACGTTAGACTCTATGCTCGGCGCATACCTGCTCGATTCATCCAGAGGCTCCTTTGAGATAGGGGATGTCGCCTTTGAGCAGCTCTCACTTGAACTGCCTGGTGTGACCTCTAAGCAGGAAAATAAGATTGATGACGCCACTCTGATCTGCGGCGAGGCCGAGGCCATATACCGTGTCCGCGAGCCTATCGAATCGCGCCTGCAAAATGACGGTCTTATGGACCTCTATACCAAAGTCGAACTCCCGCTTGCCCCGATCCTTGCTGAGATGGAGCTTAACGGGGTCGCGGTCGATGTGAGCCAGCTCGGCAACCTTTCGATCACTCTTGATGTCGATATACGCGAGGTCGCTCAGAGAATTTACGACCAGGCGGGCGAAGAGTTTAACATAGGCTCGCCCAAGCAGCTTCAAGTGATCCTGTTTGAAAAGCTCGGCCTGCAAACATCGAAGAAGACCAAGACAGGCTACTCTACCAGCGCGTCCGCATTGGAAGAACTCGCAACGGACAACCCGATAGTAGCTGATATATTGCACTATCGCGAGCTTACCAAGATCAAGTCTACATATGCAGATTCGCTTCCCAAGCTCATAAACCCGAGAACAGGCAGGATTCATACGTCTCTAAACCAGGCCGTCACAGCTACTGGTCGGCTTTCGTCGAGTGATCCTAACCTGCAGAATATTCCGATCAGGACAGAGCTTGGCAGGCAGATTAGAAAAGCATTTGTTGCCGCGGGCGATAACCTGCTCGTCTCAGCCGATTACTCTCAAATCGAGCTGAGAATATTAGCCCATGTGACCGATGACGCGGGTCTGGTCAAGGCATTTGAAAACAACGAGGATATCCACACCGCCACCGCCTGCACGCTCTTTAATGTCGAGCCGCATGATGTCAGCCCAGAGATGCGCAGGCGAGCCAAGACGGTCAATTTCGCTGTGATCTACGGCATGGCCGATTTTACTCTCTCAAAGGCCTTGGGAGTATCCGTCAAAGAGGCTCACGACTTTATCGAGACCTACTTCGCCAGGTTCCCGGGTGTGCGGACTTTTACCGATGAGACGATAGCTATTGCCCGCGAAAAGGGATATGTGACAACCCTCATGGGCCGCCGCAGATATATGCAGGATATCAACAACTCCAACAGAAACATCAGGCAGTTTGCCGAGCGCGCAGCGGTCAATATGCCTATCCAGGGCACAGCCGCAGATATCATGAAAATCGCCATGATCCGGGTGCATGACGCCTTGAAAGAGGCCGGCATGTCGAGCAAGATGCTCCTACAGGTCCACGACGAGCTTCTCCTTGAAGTGCCGCCTAGTGAACTTGATACCGTCTGCAGCCTTGTCCGCGAGGGTATGGAGCATGCCGTCGATTTACGGGTCCCGCTGAGGGCGGATGTGAAATCCGGCAAGAACTGGTCTCAGATGACTGCCGAGCGCGAAGAAGAACCGTTGATTGATCTCGGCGACTAGCAGTCCGCCCATCTCCCTCTCCTGGGGGAGAGGGTTGGGGTGAGGGCGCAATCTGATTTGGTGTTGGTGTATCGGGAATCTTGTTCCCGATACGTGCTGCTCGTTTCGGGAATAAATTCCCGATACACCCAAGAAGATAAATCATTATTTCGGATGGTCCAGGATTATCCCGGACCCCATATCAGGGATTTCAATCCCTCTATATAGCGGGGGTGCAATGAAAGGTATATATAATTGTGAAGTGATAGCGCACAGCGAGGTATCGCCTGGGGTGATCCGCTCGCTGCTGCACTGTCCTGAAATAGTGCGGCAG
Proteins encoded in this region:
- the phnE gene encoding phosphonate ABC transporter, permease protein PhnE: MSETKPPKNPILASVLSALIPGLGQIYAGKLTRGISLFVGLAAQAALFYGVGAPWLAGWMALIWLWNIWDARCLAKGIAASAAGPVILILLLNFVAAWKVTDIHVPSLQPEQRSVIGNIVSGLGNPDFVSRKTRHLSATTKYIVVGPGAPESVEQPVVKSGEPVITISPSMVKKAESITVTGKNFAPNSKGSLILLGADEMPVGVFHTDRNGRFEKTFVNPRYIPGDYFVQAQMDVPTGGWSLSSTLKDAAPRMFETIYLAFIGTALSLIFALPLSFLGARNLMSGNALLKAIYGIVRGLFSVLRSVEVLIIAVIAVAAVGIGPFAGVLALAIHGIGALGKLYSEAIESIEHGPIEAIRSTGASDLQVIVYAVVPQVVPQFIAFTLYRWDINVRMATVIGLVGGGGIGYQLIQYMNLLQWRQAATAIWLIAGVVMLMDYASAVIREKIV
- the phnC gene encoding phosphonate ABC transporter ATP-binding protein yields the protein MLKIENLTKVYPNGTRALNEISLEVPAGQFVAIIGLSGSGKSTLLRCINRLIEPTSGKISLDDIEVTAAKDLREIRRRIGMIFQHFNLVKRSSVLTNVLSGRLGYANPAASLAHIFSSEDIADARANLARVGLLEKESERADSLSGGQQQRVGIARALMQKPELILADEPVASLDPATAHTVLDHLEQMNKRDGMTVLCNIHFLSLARRYADRVVALKAGEIVFDGLPDEIDDIRFKQIYGEDAEQVEIC
- the sppA gene encoding signal peptide peptidase SppA, with the protein product MSDDMQDRPQEPEQPQSGQPSQSTGQPGPQPGYRQYAPGPGGYQAPPPGAWQYVPYQPQSKPRYWIPIVIVLGVLFLFFIFTIGIIGAIVGGGAGTTVERGSHVALIRVNGVITAGTSGGSPFGESVSGSEDIVEQLEQARKNNGAKAIVIRINSPGGSPAGSEEVYNEINRVRDSGKVVYVSMGDVAASGGYYIASPCTKIYSDANSVTGSIGVIMSTADMSELYKKIGYRPEVIKSGKFKDIGSPNRAITPEEHALLQEIINTTYINFVKAVSKGRNLPFDQVKKIADGRIFTGDQALKVKLVDEIGGLHETVRAAAKAGGIKGAPKVVEYGRKGFLQSLLGGDSSKASAELDSAVTRKALELILRNQGTTVSPR
- the polA gene encoding DNA polymerase I, producing the protein MTDRKRLVVIDGNSLLYRAFFAMRYLSTASGQPTNAVYALTMMLLRLFEEKPDYIAVAFDTPTPTFRHVEYEEYKAHRKPTPDALIEQSPVARELIRAFNVPVIEVPGYEADDIIGAMAKDATARGWETTIVTGDLDALQLVDESVRVMTTVKGVTDTVEYDSNAVKDRFGLTPDQIVDYKALKGDSSDNIPGVPGIGDKTAVSLLQEYGTLENLLNHVGDLPEGKAKKALQANEEMAHLSKHLATIVTDLPEKLDLDDYARREPDYDALRDLFVKLEFKTMLKRLPEIGMAEGKAAPEERVALGACSRIESADELKRLIDLLKSEGGFAMQCHTANGKSIDAEIIGISFCKGIGDTAYVQVIDPAKKSTGSLELGFDGPFQADLSAFKEVLESDKVKKFCHDSKLNHAALALRGVVLRGVTLDSMLGAYLLDSSRGSFEIGDVAFEQLSLELPGVTSKQENKIDDATLICGEAEAIYRVREPIESRLQNDGLMDLYTKVELPLAPILAEMELNGVAVDVSQLGNLSITLDVDIREVAQRIYDQAGEEFNIGSPKQLQVILFEKLGLQTSKKTKTGYSTSASALEELATDNPIVADILHYRELTKIKSTYADSLPKLINPRTGRIHTSLNQAVTATGRLSSSDPNLQNIPIRTELGRQIRKAFVAAGDNLLVSADYSQIELRILAHVTDDAGLVKAFENNEDIHTATACTLFNVEPHDVSPEMRRRAKTVNFAVIYGMADFTLSKALGVSVKEAHDFIETYFARFPGVRTFTDETIAIAREKGYVTTLMGRRRYMQDINNSNRNIRQFAERAAVNMPIQGTAADIMKIAMIRVHDALKEAGMSSKMLLQVHDELLLEVPPSELDTVCSLVREGMEHAVDLRVPLRADVKSGKNWSQMTAEREEEPLIDLGD